The following DNA comes from Pseudomonas marginalis.
TACGGGTCCAGCCCGAAGCCGAAGAAGTGCATCAGGCCGAGTTGCCAGACCACCGCCACCAGTGTGGTGCTCAACACGGCGATGGTGCTGCGCAGGCAGTTGGTGAACCACAGCAATAGAACCAGGGTGATGACGAAGGCAACGCCGAAGAACAGCACCACCATCACCAGGCCGTCGATCAGGTCGCCGACCTTCTTGGCGAAGCCGACGATGTGGATCTTGACGTTGGGGTTCTGGGCTTCGAACTTGTCGCGGATCTTGTCTTCGAGTTCATGGGAGAACTTGCGGTAATCCAGGGCCAGCAGCTTGCCCTGGTCCTGCGGGTCCGGGTAGGACTCCAGCAGCGGGATGTCGACGATACTCGACTTGAAATCGTTGGCCACCAGCCGTCCGACCTGGCCGGACTTAAGCACGTTGTTGCGCAGTTGATCGAGGCTTTGCGTCGAGCCGTTGTAGCTCTGCGGGATCACTTCACCGCCGGCGAAGCCTTCTTCGGTGACTTCGGTCCAGCGTACGCTGGGGCTCCACAGCGACTTGAGGCCCGAGCGGTCGACGCCGGAGATGTAGAACACCTCGTCGTTGATCTGCCTTAGGGTCTCCATGTATTCCTTAGTGAAGATGTCACCGTCCTTGGCCTCCACCGAGATACGCACCGTGTTGCCCAGGTTGGCCAGGTCGTTGCGGTGTTCCATCATCTTTTCGATGAAGGGGTGCTTGAGGGGGATCATCTTTTCAAAGCTGGTGGACGGGCGAATCAACGTCGCCTGCCAGAACAGGAAAATGCTCACCAGCAGGCAGATCACGATGACTGCCGGGCGGTTATTGAAGATCAGGCGCTCAAGAAAGGTCGCTTTATCGTTGTGATGACTGCTCATGCGTTCCCCGCCTTCTTATTGTTTTGTCGGTTCGGCGCCAGTGGGTGTGGCGACGCGAACACCACCCTGCCCGACCAGAATCAAGTTGCCGTTGCCTGCCGCCGTGACGGCCGACAATGAAATACGGTCGGGGCGATTGAACACGCTGAAGGTCTGGCCGTCGTCATGGCTGACCACCACGCTGCCGCCGTTGCCGACCACCACCAGCGAACCGTCTTCGAGCAAGGTGGCCCCCGACAAGCCGAACTCCAGGGCGCCGCGTGCGGCATTGAGCTCGACTTGTTCCCAGGTGCTGCCGAAATCCGTGGAGCGGTAAAGATTGCCGCGCAAGCCGTAGGCCAGCAGGGTTTGGGGTTGTGCGGTGCTGATCACGCCAAACAGCGAGCCCTCGTAGGGGCCTTCGAGTTTTTCCCAGGTCTGACCGTCGTCGCTGGAGCGGAACATGCTGCCCTGCTCGCCGACGATAAACAGGCCGGCGTCCTTGATCCGGGCGATGGCGTTGAGGTGGAACTGGTCTTCATTGTCGAGGCGGTCGCTGACGTCTTCCCAGGTCTTGCCGCCGTCGGTGGTTTCGATCAGCGCCCCATAGGCGCCCACGGCCAGGCCGTGGTGGGCATCGTTGAACCACACATCGAGCAACGGCGCTTCACGCTTGAGGTCTTGATACTGCTGGGTCCAGGTGGCACCGCCGTCGGTGCTGGCGAGGATTTGCGCATCATGGCCCACCGCCCAGCCCTGCTTGTCATCGACGAAATACACCGCCGTGAGCAGTTGCCGGGTGGGGACCTTGGCTTGGGTCCAGGTGCTGCCCTGGTCATCGGAATAGAGGATGTGCCCACGATCACCGACCGCCACCAGGCGCTTGCCGGCATGGACGACATCGATCATCAGGCCTTTGGCGGCCTTGGGGGATTCAATCGCAAAAGAGGTATCGCTGGCGGCCTGGACGACGGTCGGCAACGCGACAGTCCCAAACAGCGAGAGCGCTGCGGCCAGCAACGCAACCCTGCGTGCGGCGCGTGGGCGGCAAACAACCCAACCCATGACAGGCTCACTCATAGACCTTTCTCCCATTTATTATTGTTAGGTCGTCTCGCCTTCCCGGGCCCTGAAACCTGCAATCTAGAGCGCCTGGAGGAAGCAGGGGCCATCCTATCGGGCTTTCGAATCGTCTGACAATCGGTGCTACGTTATCTTTTGTTAACTGACGGCGTTTGGCCATGCCTGAATAGGCGGGTATCAGCCAG
Coding sequences within:
- a CDS encoding WD40/YVTN/BNR-like repeat-containing protein; this translates as MGWVVCRPRAARRVALLAAALSLFGTVALPTVVQAASDTSFAIESPKAAKGLMIDVVHAGKRLVAVGDRGHILYSDDQGSTWTQAKVPTRQLLTAVYFVDDKQGWAVGHDAQILASTDGGATWTQQYQDLKREAPLLDVWFNDAHHGLAVGAYGALIETTDGGKTWEDVSDRLDNEDQFHLNAIARIKDAGLFIVGEQGSMFRSSDDGQTWEKLEGPYEGSLFGVISTAQPQTLLAYGLRGNLYRSTDFGSTWEQVELNAARGALEFGLSGATLLEDGSLVVVGNGGSVVVSHDDGQTFSVFNRPDRISLSAVTAAGNGNLILVGQGGVRVATPTGAEPTKQ